GCGGCGGATGTAGAGTGCGCCGGCGCCTTTGGGGCCATACATTTTATGCGCCGAGATGCAGCAGATGTCGATACCAAGTTCCTGCACATCGACCGGAATTTTGCCGGCGCTTTGGGTGGTATCGCTCATAAAGAGTGCGCCGGCGGCGTGTGTAATATCGGCCAGCTGACGTATTGGCTGCACGGTTCCGGTTTCGTTGTTGGCGTGCATGATGCATACGAGCACGGTATCGGGCCTGAGTGCGGCGCGCAGTGCGGCGGGGTCCACAAGGCCTTCGCGGTTTACGGGCAGCAGGGTAAGCTGGCAGCCCTGCTGCTCAAGATCGCGGCAGGTATCGAGCACGGCTTTGTGTTCGGTGGCGGCTGTAATAAGGTGTTTGCCGCGGCTGCTCCACGCGCTCATTACGCCACGAATGGCGAGGTTTATGGCTTCGGTAGCCCCGGAGGTGAAAATTATTTCCTGCGGAGTGCAGTTCAGCAGCCCGGCCACCTGCGCACGGGCGGTGTCCACAGCCTGTGCGGCTTCCCAGCCTTTACGGTGTGTGCGGCTGGAGGCGTTGCCGTAATTTTCGGTAAACAAGGGCAGCATGACATCCAGCACGCGCGTGTCAACAGCAGTGGTAGCGTTATGATCGAGATAAAGAAAACCGGCCATGCGGTAAAGTTACGCAGCAGGCCGGTTCTGACCAGAATGATTCATAAACGGATAAAAAAAGCCGGAAGCGCCATCTCCCTTCAGCGCTTCCGGTCTTAATTACCTGCGGATACACACACAACCACAGGAGTTTGGGGATGTATTGTTTATTCGGGTTGAACAGTAAGGCGTGTTACGGCCTGCTGTCCGCTTTCGTTTTCAATTTTCACCAGATAAACACCACCGGGCAGTTCAGCAAGGGGAAGGCTAATTAATTGTTGCCCGGTGGTGTATGGCGTGTTGAGCGCGGTATATACAGTGCGACCTGTTAAGTCGAGTATGGTTATTTTATGCGGGGCTGTGGTGTTTTGCTCCCAACGGAGTGTGGCCGTGCCGGTTGCAGGATTTGGATACAGGCTCACATTACCAGTAAGCCCCGACTGTTCGTTTAAGCCGGTTTGTGCCACGTAGTTTACGGTTAATTGCTGGCAAAGTGTATCGCAGGGAAACTGACTGGAGTCGAGTATGAGTAAACAAACCGAGTAAATACCGGGCTGGGCGTAGGTGTATGAAGGGTCGGCATCGGTGGAGTAACCGCCATCACCAAAGTCCCACACAAATGTGTTGCCCGAATCGGCTATGCTTGTATTTACAAAGAAGGTAATGTTGAGGGAGTCGAATGTATAAAATGAAGCATTGCAGCCTGATTGCTGAAAGACGTAAAAGCATGCCGAATCACTGCACTGGCTCAGTGAATCATATATCCACACACAGGAATAAAACATACCATTTGCGGGCATTGTAAAATTGTAGGTATTTGCCGGCGATAGGTTGGTGTAGCTGTTTGTAGCCGGGTCATACCATGAATACAGCGGATAAGTTGCATTGGTGGATGTGGCTGTAGCATTAATATTACTTCCGTTGATAGTTAAGGAAACACTTACTGCGCAGTTTTGTGCAAACGAAACTTTGGCAAGCAATAAAAAGGCCGATATGAAAAGGAGAATACGCATGTGCTTTTTTCTAACGATACAAATATGTGTTGAGATTTATCCTGCTGCAAATCGTTTGCAAAAAAATCTTACGCGTTCAAAATACCTGCACAGGTAGCAGCAAAGTGTTTACTTTCGCTTCACACGGAATTAATAGGTGAAAAGGATAAAAAAATTTCTGCTCGAAACGCCCGAAAAGGGATGGCATTACAGGCGCATGCTGGTTGAAATGCTACTGTTGCTGGTGCCTTATGTGTTTTTTTTAGTGCAGTGGGATTTTGATCGCGTATTACCAGACACTCTTTATTCGGCGGTGGATTCGCAACAGTATCAAGCCTATGGCGCTTATCTAACCGGTTCGGGCGATTATGCTTCAGACACACGCCCGTATCTTTACCCGTTGTTCATACAGCTCTCGGCAATGGCCGGCGGTGAGTTCGGGGTTTGGTTTATGCAGGCTTTGCTGCATGTGTGTGGTGGTTTGCTGTTGTTTGCGGCCATCAGGCAAACCTCAAAAAATTTGTTTGGCTGGTTGATGGTTTGGTTTTTTTATGCGCTGCATCCTTCGCTGGCGGTGCATACGCTTTACGCCTTAACCGAAACAGTATCGGTGTTTCTGATGGCGTTGTTTGTTTATTTTCTCACGCGTAAGCCGCATGCCGATGCACTGCGCCGGGTGAAGGCTGTGGCGGTGCTTGCAGTGGCTGTGGTGGTAAAGCCGGTGTATCTGTATATGTATGTATTGGCGCTATGCTGGCTTTGCTGGCGCGAAAGAACCTTCCTGCTGCGGCGCCGGGCTGCACTTATCTTAAGTCTTTCGCTTATGGTGGTGTTGGTTCAGCCGGTGCTGATGAAGGTGCAGCAGGGCGAGTTTTTTCTTTCACGTATTGGCGAAATTACGTTGCGTGAATACTACTACCGGCTTTTGTATGCCCGTACTGAAGGATTTGTCTTTAGTTTGACTGAAGGGGGGGCTGCAACCGATAAGTCAACCATAGACAGTGCCGTGCATGCGGCGAGCACGGGAACGGTTATCAAATTAGCGGCCAAACATCCGCTCATTACAGCCCAAACATCCGCTGAGGTGATTTATGGCAATGTGGACAGCGGTTCTCAACTAATCAAAAAACTGAGCGAAGTTGAAATGACCGCGCATTGGGGTTACATCATGCGAAAAACGTCGCTTTATGCACATTTCCTTGCATTGGCCGGCTGGCTTTATTTGCTCTTACGCCGCCGGCGCAGGCAGTTGTTTCCCGGTTTCAGGGCTGTAAGTGTATTGCTGGTGTATATTTTGCTTGTGTCGGGCATTAGTTTCTGGCAGGGCGACAGGCTGGTGATTTTTGCGCTGCCGCTTTGGGTGGTGATTTATGCTGCGGTTTACAAGGCCGTGTGGACTGATTTGTTCAGGCGAAGAATGTCTGAGCAACCAAATTTGCAGGAATAATACGGCCGCATACTTTGCTAATGCCTAACCTTTTACCTTTGCCCTGCTCAACTCAACCACGTGAATCCACACAAAACCGATTACCTGCTGCTGCATTTTATTGTTTTCATCTGGGGCTGGACAGCTATACTGGGTGAATTAATTACGCTGCCCACCGATCAGCTTGTGTGGATACGTATAATGATTGCATCGTGCGGTATTATTTCATGGCTGCTTATTACACGGCAAAGTCTTTTTGCTGCGCCACGCAATATTCTGAAGTATCTCGGCACCGGACTTATTGTGGGTTTGCACTGGATTTGTTTTTACGGGTCTATCAAGGTGAGTAATGCTTCGGTTACGCTGGCAGTGTTTGCTTCGGGATCGTTGTTTACGGCGTTTATTGAACCGCTGTTTTTTAAACGCCGCATACGCAGCTACGAAATTTTTTCGGGCATTCTGGTCATTATTGCCATCGGACTCATTTTTGGTGTGGAAACAGAGTATGCATGGGGCATTGTGCTGGGGATTCTTGCTGCATTAACCTCTTCCGTATTCGGGGTAATTAACAGCACGTTTGTGCGGGGCGGCCACCAGTCGGCGGTGGTATCGGTGTATGAAATGCTGGGCGGTTTGGGAGGATTGAGTATTTACATGTTTTTTGCGCACGACGATTTGGGGAGTATGTTTGTGATGAGCGATAAAAACTGGATGTACATGCTGCTGCTGGGCATTGCCTGCACGTCGCTGCCATTCCTGATCAGTCTGCGCGTGCTTAAATCGGTGAGTCCTTATACGGTTTCGCTTACGCTTAATCTCGAATCGGTTTACGGCATTATTCTTTCGTGGCTGATACTCGATCACAACAAATTCCTCACTGTCTATTTTTACATCGGCACCGGCATTATCCTTTCCACGTTGTTTTTGAATGCGTGGCTGAGCCGCCGCTACGATCAGCGGTTGAAAGCGGCGGAAGCCGGAACGGGCGGGTAAACAATTTCCTTTTCCTGTTGTTGAAGAGTTACGCCGTATCTTTGCGGCATTCTAAGCGCTCATGGATTCACTTTATTGCAACAGCCTCACTCAGTTTTCGCGTTACAAAACCCGCGTGGTTACCATTGGCGATGTGCCGCTGGGCGGCGACAAT
This genomic window from Bacteroidota bacterium contains:
- a CDS encoding cysteine desulfurase codes for the protein MAGFLYLDHNATTAVDTRVLDVMLPLFTENYGNASSRTHRKGWEAAQAVDTARAQVAGLLNCTPQEIIFTSGATEAINLAIRGVMSAWSSRGKHLITAATEHKAVLDTCRDLEQQGCQLTLLPVNREGLVDPAALRAALRPDTVLVCIMHANNETGTVQPIRQLADITHAAGALFMSDTTQSAGKIPVDVQELGIDICCISAHKMYGPKGAGALYIRRRDPRVTLHPVFTGGGHERGLRPGTLNVPGIAALGKACQLAAAEWWDNASRISSLRTRFEQILTDLPDVFVNGSIRNRLPNTTHLTFNGIRADQLIARLPHIGMATGSACTSALPEPSHVLTAMGLSAPESHASIRFSLGTHTPETETLQAAREIAAAVLELRLL
- a CDS encoding T9SS type A sorting domain-containing protein, with the translated sequence MRILLFISAFLLLAKVSFAQNCAVSVSLTINGSNINATATSTNATYPLYSWYDPATNSYTNLSPANTYNFTMPANGMFYSCVWIYDSLSQCSDSACFYVFQQSGCNASFYTFDSLNITFFVNTSIADSGNTFVWDFGDGGYSTDADPSYTYAQPGIYSVCLLILDSSQFPCDTLCQQLTVNYVAQTGLNEQSGLTGNVSLYPNPATGTATLRWEQNTTAPHKITILDLTGRTVYTALNTPYTTGQQLISLPLAELPGGVYLVKIENESGQQAVTRLTVQPE
- a CDS encoding EamA family transporter, which encodes MNPHKTDYLLLHFIVFIWGWTAILGELITLPTDQLVWIRIMIASCGIISWLLITRQSLFAAPRNILKYLGTGLIVGLHWICFYGSIKVSNASVTLAVFASGSLFTAFIEPLFFKRRIRSYEIFSGILVIIAIGLIFGVETEYAWGIVLGILAALTSSVFGVINSTFVRGGHQSAVVSVYEMLGGLGGLSIYMFFAHDDLGSMFVMSDKNWMYMLLLGIACTSLPFLISLRVLKSVSPYTVSLTLNLESVYGIILSWLILDHNKFLTVYFYIGTGIILSTLFLNAWLSRRYDQRLKAAEAGTGG